In Candidatus Sulfurimonas marisnigri, a single genomic region encodes these proteins:
- a CDS encoding ABC transporter permease, producing the protein MNFPKFSIFMLLIVFIFSFLGSFFYGVDAYILDSESILLAPSMQNLLGTDRLGRDILARLMEGGKVSLTIGVGSALIASIVGLILGSMAGYFRGAVDKGFIVLVDLFLTFPTFFLLLALVSYVNASAWVLIVIISITGWMTTARLIRSESFKITSQPYIKILNIANVSKLKILFKYYAPILAPIYFVSFTFGVGGAILAESALSFLGLGIVAPQMSWGTILSGGKDVVEIAWWVSFFPGLMIFLVTFSLINISNYLQQLTNKKQIQNS; encoded by the coding sequence ATGAATTTTCCAAAATTTAGTATTTTTATGCTTCTTATTGTATTTATTTTTTCTTTTTTAGGTTCATTTTTTTATGGTGTAGATGCTTATATCTTAGATAGTGAATCTATTTTGCTAGCTCCCTCTATGCAAAACCTTTTAGGTACAGATAGGCTAGGAAGAGATATATTGGCAAGATTGATGGAGGGTGGAAAAGTTTCACTTACTATTGGTGTTGGAAGTGCACTTATTGCCTCAATTGTAGGTTTGATTTTGGGCTCTATGGCAGGCTACTTTAGAGGAGCAGTTGACAAAGGCTTTATAGTTTTAGTTGATCTCTTTTTAACATTTCCGACTTTTTTTCTTCTTTTGGCATTAGTTAGTTATGTAAATGCTTCTGCTTGGGTATTAATAGTAATCATATCAATTACAGGCTGGATGACAACAGCAAGACTAATTCGCTCAGAGAGTTTTAAAATAACATCACAGCCATACATAAAGATACTAAATATTGCTAATGTTAGTAAGTTGAAAATTTTATTTAAATATTACGCCCCTATTTTGGCACCTATATATTTTGTTAGTTTTACTTTTGGTGTAGGTGGTGCAATATTAGCAGAGTCTGCTCTTAGCTTTTTGGGCTTAGGGATTGTTGCTCCACAGATGAGCTGGGGGACTATTTTAAGCGGTGGAAAAGATGTTGTTGAAATTGCTTGGTGGGTTAGTTTTTTCCCAGGACTTATGATATTTTTAGTTACATTTTCACTTATAAATATTTCAAACTATTTACAGCAATTAACAAACAAAAAGCAGATTCAAAACTCATAG
- a CDS encoding anthranilate synthase component II, whose product MILMIDNYDSFTYNIVQYCRELGADLKIIRNDEMSVEEIEALNPEKIIISPGPASPDEAGVTLKVIEHFKDKLPILGICLGHQSIAQAFGANVVRAKNMMHGKTSVMKQSSTCRIFENIPQEFTATRYHSLIVDKDSLPSDIEPTAYSTDDNEIMALKVKDREVYGVQFHPESIMSQFGHEIIGNFLKI is encoded by the coding sequence ATGATTTTAATGATAGATAACTATGATAGTTTTACATATAACATTGTACAGTACTGTAGAGAATTGGGTGCTGATTTAAAAATTATTAGAAATGACGAAATGAGCGTCGAAGAGATAGAAGCCCTTAATCCAGAGAAGATTATTATATCTCCAGGACCAGCATCTCCGGATGAAGCAGGTGTGACACTAAAAGTCATTGAGCACTTTAAAGATAAATTACCAATACTAGGCATTTGCTTAGGCCATCAAAGTATAGCGCAGGCATTTGGAGCAAATGTAGTTAGAGCAAAAAACATGATGCATGGTAAGACATCTGTAATGAAACAAAGCTCTACATGTAGAATATTTGAAAATATTCCACAAGAGTTTACTGCGACAAGATATCACTCTCTTATAGTAGATAAAGATTCACTTCCAAGCGATATAGAGCCAACAGCATACAGCACTGATGATAATGAAATAATGGCTTTAAAAGTTAAAGACAGAGAAGTTTACGGTGTTCAGTTTCACCCTGAATCTATTATGAGTCAGTTTGGACACGAAATAATTGGAAATTTTTTAAAAATATGA
- a CDS encoding ATP citrate lyase citrate-binding domain-containing protein produces the protein MAQKSIREFDAKSILAKHWDKYFPDFTYAYETVMVQNGKELTEASKSKSWLKEKALVAKPDMLFGKRGKNDLVLFRDTKPGDVSLAKATSWIDEKSSSEQTVYFSFDGDTPTGEAKTDMLTHFVVEPFTPHTQEEEYYISATCVGDNDMLYMSAEGGMEVEEGWDEKVTEVAFAITDTEEQIANKIKAHIPADVAAADKAKFAEFAIGFFKAYRELNFAYLEINPFVMQDNKIELLDMVAKLDDTAGFMMVDEWGDVDYPTSFGMEEKSPEVLAIEDADSKSGASLKLTILKPEARIWTMVAGGGASVVYADTIADLAGIDDLANYGEYSGGPTTSETKFYADTLIDLMTRHKDAEGKDKILIIGGAIANFTDVAKTFTGIIQSFEAYADKMKEHNTKIYVRRGGPNYEKGLKDIKEAADRLGLYIEVYGPETHVTDIVRMALTK, from the coding sequence ATGGCTCAAAAATCGATTAGAGAATTTGACGCAAAATCAATTTTAGCAAAACATTGGGATAAGTATTTTCCAGATTTTACTTATGCTTATGAAACTGTAATGGTTCAAAATGGAAAAGAACTGACTGAGGCATCTAAAAGTAAGTCTTGGTTAAAAGAAAAAGCACTTGTTGCTAAACCAGATATGCTTTTTGGAAAAAGAGGCAAGAATGATTTAGTTCTATTTAGAGATACAAAGCCAGGTGATGTTTCTTTAGCAAAAGCTACTAGCTGGATTGATGAGAAATCATCTTCTGAGCAAACAGTTTATTTTTCATTTGATGGTGATACTCCAACAGGTGAAGCTAAGACAGATATGTTAACTCACTTTGTGGTTGAGCCGTTCACTCCACATACACAAGAAGAAGAGTATTATATCTCTGCTACATGTGTAGGTGATAATGACATGCTTTACATGTCAGCTGAAGGTGGAATGGAAGTTGAAGAGGGATGGGATGAAAAAGTTACTGAAGTAGCTTTTGCTATTACTGACACTGAAGAACAAATTGCTAACAAAATTAAAGCACATATTCCTGCAGATGTAGCAGCTGCTGATAAAGCAAAGTTTGCTGAATTTGCAATAGGTTTCTTTAAAGCTTACAGAGAGTTAAATTTTGCATATTTAGAAATCAACCCTTTTGTAATGCAAGACAATAAAATTGAATTACTTGATATGGTTGCAAAACTAGATGATACTGCTGGATTTATGATGGTAGATGAGTGGGGTGATGTAGATTATCCAACTTCATTTGGGATGGAAGAAAAATCTCCTGAAGTTTTAGCTATTGAAGATGCAGATAGTAAATCTGGTGCTTCTTTAAAGCTTACAATCTTAAAACCAGAAGCTAGAATCTGGACTATGGTTGCAGGTGGTGGTGCTTCAGTTGTTTATGCTGATACAATTGCTGATTTAGCTGGTATTGATGATTTAGCTAATTATGGTGAGTACTCTGGGGGACCAACTACAAGTGAGACTAAGTTTTACGCAGATACTTTAATTGACTTAATGACAAGACATAAGGATGCAGAAGGCAAAGATAAAATTCTTATCATTGGTGGTGCAATTGCGAATTTTACAGATGTAGCAAAAACATTTACAGGTATTATTCAGTCATTTGAGGCTTATGCTGATAAGATGAAAGAGCATAATACAAAAATTTATGTAAGACGTGGTGGACCAAACTATGAAAAAGGTCTTAAAGACATCAAAGAAGCTGCTGATAGATTAGGTCTTTACATAGAAGTTTATGGCCCAGAAACTCACGTAACCGATATTGTGCGTATGGCACTAACTAAGTAA
- a CDS encoding citrate/2-methylcitrate synthase gives MQQLFTKDTQAIFWNNNKTAIQRMLDYDYTIQRKTPSVAAIVAPTSGNKFEKFFYGPDEVMIPLYKTTVAAKAAQPQADVLLNFASFRTAYDVTMEALNIGGFSSIMITAEGIPERLARRMNEFAREQNVIVIGPATVGAIVPGAFKIANIGGTIENIVQSKLHRAGSCGLVTRSGGLFNELSNIISINADGIAEGVAIGGDRFVGSVFIDNMLRMEKNPAVKYMILLGEVGGTEEYKVIEAIKEGKITKPVIAWCIGTIAKYYDSGVQFGHAGASANGEMETAEYKNRAMAEAGIHVPESFNDLPNMIKTVFTGLNLPEIPEPEMSVCPKVRKSKEFICTISDDRGDEATYAGFPISSVATPETGKGIGDVVSLLWFKKQYPKWATEFIETVIKTVADHGPAVSGAHNAKVTARAGKSVVESLVTGLLTIGPRFGGAIDGAAKYFKHADDNNLDPKAFLNYMKGEGVPIPGIGHRIKSLKNPDLRVEGLKKFAKEHFPSTPLLDYALTVEQLTTSKKENLILNVDGTIGILMVDMWRALGYDEAEINEFIESGTLNSFFILGRTIGFIGHVLDEKRLAMPMYRHPMSDILYDVQMAEKI, from the coding sequence ATGCAACAATTATTTACTAAAGATACACAAGCAATTTTCTGGAATAACAATAAAACAGCTATTCAGAGAATGTTAGATTATGATTATACAATTCAAAGAAAAACTCCTTCAGTAGCTGCTATTGTAGCTCCTACAAGTGGAAATAAATTTGAGAAGTTCTTTTATGGTCCAGATGAAGTTATGATTCCACTTTATAAAACTACAGTTGCAGCAAAAGCTGCTCAGCCTCAAGCTGATGTACTTTTAAACTTTGCATCTTTTAGAACTGCTTATGATGTAACTATGGAAGCTTTAAATATTGGTGGTTTTTCATCAATCATGATTACAGCTGAAGGTATCCCTGAGAGACTTGCTCGTAGAATGAATGAATTTGCTCGTGAACAAAATGTTATTGTTATTGGTCCGGCAACTGTTGGTGCAATTGTTCCAGGCGCATTTAAAATTGCAAATATTGGTGGAACAATTGAAAATATTGTTCAGTCAAAACTTCACCGCGCAGGTTCATGTGGACTTGTAACTCGTTCAGGTGGTCTGTTCAATGAGCTTTCAAATATTATTTCTATAAATGCTGATGGTATTGCTGAGGGTGTTGCTATTGGTGGAGATAGATTTGTTGGATCTGTATTTATTGATAACATGCTAAGAATGGAAAAAAATCCAGCAGTAAAATATATGATTTTACTTGGTGAAGTTGGCGGTACTGAAGAGTATAAAGTTATCGAAGCAATCAAAGAAGGCAAAATCACTAAGCCAGTTATTGCTTGGTGTATTGGCACAATCGCTAAATATTATGACAGTGGTGTTCAGTTTGGTCATGCTGGTGCATCTGCAAATGGCGAAATGGAAACTGCTGAATATAAAAATAGAGCAATGGCTGAAGCTGGTATTCATGTTCCAGAATCATTCAATGATTTACCTAATATGATAAAAACAGTATTTACAGGTTTAAACCTTCCTGAGATTCCTGAGCCTGAAATGAGCGTATGTCCTAAAGTTAGAAAGTCTAAAGAGTTTATCTGTACTATTTCTGATGATAGAGGAGATGAGGCTACGTATGCTGGTTTCCCAATCTCTTCTGTTGCTACTCCTGAGACTGGTAAAGGTATTGGTGATGTTGTTTCACTATTATGGTTCAAAAAACAGTATCCAAAGTGGGCTACAGAGTTTATTGAAACAGTAATCAAAACTGTTGCAGACCACGGTCCTGCCGTTTCTGGTGCTCATAATGCAAAAGTCACAGCAAGAGCTGGCAAGTCAGTTGTTGAATCACTGGTAACTGGTCTTTTAACTATCGGTCCAAGATTTGGTGGTGCTATCGATGGTGCTGCTAAATATTTCAAACATGCAGATGACAATAATCTTGACCCTAAAGCTTTCTTGAACTACATGAAAGGCGAGGGTGTTCCAATTCCAGGAATTGGACACAGAATTAAGTCTCTTAAAAACCCAGACTTACGTGTTGAAGGTCTTAAGAAATTTGCAAAAGAGCATTTCCCAAGTACTCCACTACTTGACTATGCATTAACTGTTGAGCAATTAACAACATCTAAAAAAGAGAATCTTATTCTTAATGTTGATGGTACAATTGGTATATTAATGGTAGACATGTGGAGAGCACTTGGTTATGATGAAGCTGAAATCAATGAATTTATTGAATCAGGTACTCTTAACTCATTCTTCATTCTAGGCCGTACAATAGGTTTTATCGGTCATGTACTAGATGAAAAACGTCTTGCAATGCCAATGTACAGACACCCAATGTCTGACATTCTTTACGATGTTCAAATGGCAGAAAAAATATAA
- a CDS encoding prepilin-type N-terminal cleavage/methylation domain-containing protein codes for MKKAFTMLELVMVIVVVGIISAVVIPRTQSNSLREAAVQVISHIRYTQHLAMVDDKFNANNPNWFVARWQIFFQLDNSGNGNNVYSIYSDRDLDDAVNPDNGEMALNPLSKEQMTGNSLFNDRTRDMDLSEQYGINNINTDSCAAGVQRIFFDHLGRPHVNNNTLYGDLLTNRCSIVLINGEGNITIAVEPETGYAHIL; via the coding sequence ATGAAAAAAGCGTTTACTATGTTGGAATTGGTAATGGTGATTGTTGTTGTTGGTATAATATCCGCAGTAGTAATTCCTAGAACTCAATCAAATAGCTTGAGAGAAGCGGCAGTACAGGTTATTTCACATATAAGATACACACAGCACCTTGCTATGGTTGATGATAAGTTTAATGCTAATAATCCAAATTGGTTTGTAGCAAGGTGGCAAATTTTTTTTCAACTAGATAATTCAGGTAATGGAAATAATGTTTATTCAATTTATTCTGACAGAGATTTAGATGATGCTGTAAATCCAGATAATGGTGAAATGGCACTTAATCCTTTGTCAAAAGAGCAAATGACAGGTAATTCACTTTTTAATGATAGAACAAGAGATATGGATTTAAGTGAACAATATGGTATAAATAATATAAATACAGATAGTTGCGCAGCAGGTGTGCAAAGAATATTCTTTGATCACTTAGGGAGACCACATGTGAATAATAATACATTATATGGTGATTTGTTAACAAATCGTTGCAGTATTGTTTTAATTAATGGAGAAGGAAATATTACAATAGCAGTAGAACCGGAAACAGGATATGCTCATATATTATAA
- the gmhA gene encoding D-sedoheptulose 7-phosphate isomerase produces MKNYIKDQIKKSYETKQVIYNDEDLLNKIEEVSKLCVELYKGDKKTILAGNGGSAADAQHIAAELVGRYGFDRPSIPSLALTTDTSNLTAIGNDYGYDKVFSRQLEGMGQKGDIFIGISTSGNSQNIINAFISAKEKGITTIALTGRDGGEMAKLADIALVVPSESTPRIQEAHILIGHIICDIIEKETFGNGVG; encoded by the coding sequence ATGAAAAATTATATTAAAGATCAAATAAAAAAATCTTATGAAACAAAACAGGTCATTTATAATGACGAGGACTTATTAAACAAAATTGAAGAAGTTTCAAAGCTATGTGTTGAATTGTACAAAGGTGATAAAAAAACAATTTTAGCTGGCAATGGTGGAAGTGCAGCAGATGCACAGCATATCGCGGCAGAGTTGGTTGGCAGATATGGTTTTGATAGGCCCTCAATACCTTCTTTGGCTCTTACAACAGATACTTCCAATCTTACGGCTATCGGAAATGATTACGGATATGATAAAGTTTTTTCACGCCAATTGGAAGGTATGGGGCAAAAAGGTGATATTTTTATTGGTATTTCTACTTCTGGAAATTCACAAAATATTATTAATGCTTTTATTAGTGCAAAAGAAAAAGGTATTACAACTATCGCTTTAACTGGCAGAGATGGCGGTGAGATGGCAAAACTTGCTGATATAGCTTTAGTTGTTCCATCTGAGTCTACCCCAAGAATACAAGAAGCTCACATACTTATAGGACATATAATATGTGATATTATTGAAAAAGAGACTTTCGGAAACGGAGTAGGTTAA
- the gmhB gene encoding D-glycero-beta-D-manno-heptose 1,7-bisphosphate 7-phosphatase, producing the protein MTKALFLDRDGVINVEINYLYKIEDFVFIDGIFNLCKYYQNLGYIIIVVTNQSGIARKYYTEDDFNILSSWMIKEFSRNKIEIKKVYFCPHHPTVSGECSCRKPHPGMLINASKEFNIDLKNSIIVGDKERDIEAGLNAGLLETYLFDEKATNKKSKATKVVSKLEEIYNANTK; encoded by the coding sequence ATGACAAAAGCTTTATTCTTAGATCGTGACGGTGTTATTAATGTTGAAATAAATTATCTTTACAAAATCGAAGACTTTGTATTTATTGATGGTATATTTAACCTTTGTAAATATTATCAAAATTTAGGATATATAATTATAGTAGTTACAAACCAATCTGGGATTGCTAGAAAATATTATACTGAAGATGATTTTAATATTTTGTCTTCATGGATGATTAAAGAGTTTTCTAGAAACAAAATAGAGATAAAAAAAGTTTATTTTTGTCCACATCACCCTACTGTTTCTGGAGAGTGCAGTTGTAGAAAACCACATCCTGGGATGCTTATTAATGCAAGTAAAGAGTTTAATATTGATTTGAAAAACTCTATTATAGTTGGAGACAAAGAGAGAGATATTGAAGCCGGACTAAATGCTGGACTTTTAGAAACATATCTTTTTGATGAGAAAGCTACTAATAAAAAATCTAAAGCTACAAAAGTAGTTTCAAAACTAGAGGAAATATATAATGCTAATACTAAATAG
- a CDS encoding asparaginase domain-containing protein, with amino-acid sequence MLILNSGGTFNKRYNSLTGDLEVPYDNDAINRILISVESSYDLAGVVYKDSLDMTIDDRKILANIIMESKDDVFVIVHGTDTMRETAQFLGAIFDDRAIVLVGAMKPFEIDQVEASLNLGMAIGFAKGVDEYGVYICMNGYIEPWEKLEKNRKFGKFELVQ; translated from the coding sequence ATGCTAATACTAAATAGCGGTGGCACTTTTAATAAAAGATACAACTCTCTAACCGGAGATCTTGAAGTTCCATATGATAATGATGCTATAAACAGGATACTTATAAGTGTGGAGTCCTCATATGACTTAGCAGGTGTTGTTTATAAAGATTCATTAGATATGACTATTGATGACAGAAAAATATTGGCAAATATTATAATGGAATCTAAAGATGATGTTTTTGTGATTGTACATGGAACAGACACTATGAGAGAAACTGCTCAGTTTTTAGGTGCAATATTTGATGATAGAGCAATTGTCTTAGTAGGAGCTATGAAGCCATTTGAAATTGACCAAGTAGAAGCTAGCCTAAATCTTGGCATGGCAATAGGATTTGCAAAAGGTGTAGATGAGTATGGAGTTTATATCTGCATGAATGGGTATATTGAGCCATGGGAAAAATTGGAAAAAAATAGAAAATTTGGAAAATTTGAACTTGTACAATAA
- a CDS encoding heavy metal translocating P-type ATPase: protein MGILSHGKNWKKIENLENLNLYNKVICSHCHLEFDKSLMIEDGSDYFCCKGCQGVFHLLCDEGLDSFYEKSNNIKLTPPRENFEDSTNFNSPSFYDRFVKTNNDGFREVSLIIEGIHCSACVWLNEKALHKMDGVVEANINFTNNKATIVWADDIVKLSSIIDMIRSIGYNAFAYDASTQESYANKERKSYYLKMAVAIFASMNIMWIAVAQYAGYFSGITQDIKTILNIAEGLLATPVLFYSGWVFFRGAYYGLKTKVVNMDLLVATGAALTYVYSIYITVLQEGEAYFDSVSMIITFVLIGKFLEVLSKKNAADTLDIITKQIPSEVNIVKDDKIVTCKLDDVHVGDVIIVSSGEKVLLDGEIIKGGGSFDESNLTGESEPVYKSVGMSVVSGTTSIDADIHFKATKDFEHSTLSTLVTLLESAINKKPKIQQMANRLSEHFSSAILALSFLTFFVWWLWPHSFETSFMIGISVIIIACPCALALATPVATLVGLSLGASRGILFKEAAQIETMAKVDTLVLDKTGTITVGKPEVIKEHIYGDFDKKLLYSLVKSSTHPVARGVFEYIKKEDESIMDFDEFTQIPSLGIKAKYKNFELLGGNKKLLNDNSIDTNFSSDNTLFYFAIDKKVLAIFELSDKIKPGASELIKNLTQKGIDIIMLTGDNAKVAYSIANEVGINTVIYEQTPQNKSEYVKELHASGKTVVMVGDGVNDILALASADIGIVMGSGSDIAIEVGDVVLLDDSLRSLEDAFKISRTTFGLIKQNLFISLAYNAVTIPLAMAGYIIPLIAAISMSVSSLLVVGNSLRIRYKWNRS from the coding sequence ATGGGTATATTGAGCCATGGGAAAAATTGGAAAAAAATAGAAAATTTGGAAAATTTGAACTTGTACAATAAAGTTATTTGCTCACATTGCCATTTAGAGTTTGATAAATCTCTAATGATTGAAGATGGTAGTGATTATTTCTGCTGCAAGGGCTGTCAGGGAGTCTTTCATCTTTTATGTGATGAGGGACTGGATAGTTTTTATGAAAAATCTAACAATATTAAGTTAACACCTCCTCGTGAAAATTTTGAAGACTCAACAAATTTCAATAGCCCATCTTTTTATGATAGGTTTGTGAAGACTAATAATGATGGGTTTAGAGAAGTCTCTTTAATCATAGAGGGAATTCACTGCTCAGCTTGCGTATGGCTAAATGAAAAAGCTCTGCATAAGATGGATGGAGTTGTTGAAGCTAATATTAACTTCACGAACAATAAAGCTACAATTGTTTGGGCAGATGATATTGTAAAACTCTCGTCCATTATAGACATGATACGATCCATTGGCTACAATGCATTTGCATACGATGCATCAACACAAGAGTCATATGCTAATAAAGAGAGAAAATCATACTATTTAAAAATGGCGGTTGCTATTTTTGCTTCTATGAATATTATGTGGATAGCAGTTGCTCAATATGCTGGATATTTTAGTGGAATTACTCAGGATATCAAAACTATTTTAAATATAGCAGAGGGATTACTTGCTACACCAGTCCTTTTTTATAGCGGATGGGTCTTTTTTAGAGGCGCTTATTACGGTTTAAAAACAAAAGTTGTAAATATGGACTTACTAGTTGCAACAGGGGCAGCTCTTACATACGTTTACTCTATTTATATAACTGTTTTGCAAGAAGGTGAGGCTTACTTTGATTCAGTAAGTATGATTATTACATTTGTATTAATTGGTAAATTTTTGGAGGTATTAAGCAAAAAAAATGCAGCTGATACTCTAGATATTATTACTAAACAGATTCCAAGTGAAGTAAATATTGTAAAGGATGATAAGATTGTTACATGTAAGCTTGATGATGTGCATGTAGGCGATGTTATAATAGTCTCTTCCGGTGAGAAAGTTTTGCTTGATGGCGAGATAATAAAAGGTGGCGGCTCATTTGATGAATCAAATCTGACAGGGGAGAGTGAGCCTGTATATAAAAGTGTAGGAATGAGTGTCGTTAGTGGTACAACAAGTATTGACGCTGATATTCACTTTAAAGCGACTAAAGATTTTGAGCACTCTACACTTTCAACATTAGTTACCCTATTGGAATCTGCAATAAATAAAAAACCAAAGATTCAGCAGATGGCAAACAGATTATCTGAGCATTTTTCATCGGCTATTTTGGCACTCTCTTTTTTAACATTTTTTGTATGGTGGCTTTGGCCGCACAGCTTTGAGACATCATTTATGATAGGTATTTCTGTGATTATAATAGCTTGTCCATGTGCTTTGGCCTTGGCAACACCAGTTGCAACACTGGTAGGTTTAAGCTTGGGAGCTTCAAGAGGAATACTCTTTAAAGAGGCTGCACAGATAGAGACTATGGCAAAAGTTGACACTCTTGTTTTAGATAAAACAGGAACTATTACAGTTGGAAAACCAGAAGTTATAAAAGAGCATATATATGGGGATTTTGATAAAAAACTTCTCTATTCATTGGTTAAATCTTCAACTCATCCTGTGGCAAGGGGTGTTTTTGAGTATATTAAAAAAGAAGATGAAAGTATTATGGATTTTGATGAGTTTACTCAGATTCCTTCTCTTGGAATTAAAGCTAAATATAAAAACTTTGAATTACTAGGTGGTAATAAAAAATTATTGAATGATAATAGCATAGATACTAATTTTTCAAGCGATAACACACTTTTTTATTTTGCAATAGATAAAAAAGTGTTGGCTATATTTGAGTTGAGTGATAAGATAAAACCTGGAGCAAGCGAGCTGATAAAAAATTTAACACAAAAAGGCATTGATATTATAATGCTAACCGGTGACAATGCAAAAGTGGCTTATAGTATTGCAAATGAAGTTGGAATAAACACGGTTATTTATGAACAGACACCTCAAAATAAATCAGAATATGTAAAAGAGCTTCATGCGAGTGGTAAAACTGTTGTTATGGTTGGAGATGGCGTTAATGACATCTTGGCTTTAGCATCTGCAGATATTGGGATAGTTATGGGAAGTGGAAGTGATATAGCTATAGAGGTTGGTGATGTTGTGCTATTGGATGATTCACTGAGATCACTTGAAGATGCGTTTAAAATAAGTCGTACTACATTTGGACTAATAAAGCAAAATCTGTTTATATCACTTGCGTATAATGCCGTGACTATACCATTGGCAATGGCAGGGTATATAATTCCTCTGA